ACCCTGCGCCTGAACGACCCGGACGACTTCACGCACACCTCCTTCGCCGACGCGCTGGACGAGGCCCGCGAACTCATCGACGACGACGGCAAGGTGCCCGAACACCTCCGCAACGCCGTCGAGGGCCACCTCTCGAATTTCAATATCTCCGTCGGCATCACCGACGACTTCATGGACGCGGTCAAGGCGGGCGAGGAGTTCACCTTCACCAACCCGCGCACGGAGGAACCCCACGTCGCCACGCCCGAGACCAAGGAACTCTACGACATGTTCGGACTCGGCGAGCACGTCGAGGTCGGCGAGGTCCTCTCGGTGCCCGCGGAGGCGGTCTGGGAGCACATCGTCGAGGGCGCCCACGAGAACGGCGAACCCGGCGTGATCTACCTCGAACGCGTCAACAAGGAACACTCCTTCGACGTGGAGGCCCACCCCGACCACCGCATCCTCGCGACGAACCCCTGCGGCGAGCAGCCCCTCGAGGAGTACGAGGCCTGTAACCTCGGCCACATCAACCTCTCGACGCTGGCCGCCACGGACGCGCCGGACTGGCGGCTCTGGGCCGAGGAGCACCGCGACGAGTACGAGAGTCTGGAGGCCGCCGTCGAGGCCTTCCTCGAGGAGGCCATCGACGTCGACGAGTTCGATCGCCGCATCGAGATGGGGACCCGCTTCCTGGAGAACGTGGTCACCATGTCCGACTTCCCGGTCGAGAAGATCGAGGAGAAGGTCCGAGAGATGCGCAAGATCGGTCTCGGCGTCATGGGCCTGGCCCAGCTGTACGTCCAGCTCGGCATGAAGTACGGCGACGAGGAGTCCAACGAGGTCGCCCGCCAGCTCATGCGCCACATCAACCACGGCTCGAAGTGGGCCTCCCACGAGCTCGCCGAGGAACGCGGCGCGTTCGACGAGTGGGACAAATCGAAGTACGCCAACCCCACCGAGTACCGCGAGTGGTTCGAGAAGCAGACCGGCCTCGACGCCGAGGAGTGGGCAGACGGCTTCGCCGTCCGCAACCACAACACGACCACCATCGCGCCGACCGGGACCACCTCGATGGTCGGGAACACGACCGGCGGCTGTGAGCCCATCTACAACGTCGCCTACTACAAGAACGTCTCCGACGACGTCCAGGGCGACGAGATGCTCGTCGAGTTCGACGACTACTTCCTCCGCGTGCTGGAGGAGAACGGCGTCGACGTCGACGCCGTGAAAGAAGAGGCCGAAGAGCAGATGGCCACGAACCAGTTCGACGGCATCGACGGCCTCGACACCGTGCCGGACGCCATCGGCGAGCTGTTCGTCACCACGCAGGACCTGACGGCCAAACAGCACGCCGCGATCCAGACGGCCTGTCAGGAGGGCGTCGACTCGGCCATCTCGAAGACGGTCAACGCGCCCAACGACTCGTCGGTCGAAGACGCGAAGGAGGTCTTCGAGTACATCTACGAACACGGCGGGAAGGGCGTCACCTACTACCGTGACGGCACTCGCTCGAAGCAGGTACTGACGACCCGCGCCGACAACGCGGAGTTCTCCGAGATGGACGAGGAGGAGGCCGCGGAGGTCCTCTCCGCCCAGATCGAGGACATCTTCGGCGACGTCGAGGCGTTCCTCGAGCACGAGGGCGTCCGCGCGGAACTCGAGACCGACGTCTCGGAGCTGTTCGAGATCGACGCCGAGACGTACGCCGAGAAGCGCTCCCGGCCCGACGCGCTGCGGGGCGTCTCCCAGCGCATCGACACCGGCTACGGGAAGGTGTACGTGACCATCAACGAGGACCCCGAGACGGGCGAGCCGTTCGAGCTGTTCGCCAACATCGGCCACTCGGGCGGGTTCACCAACTCCTTCACCGAGGCGCTGGCGAAGGTCATCTCGACGGCCCTGCGCAGCGGCGTCGACCCGATGGAGGTCGTCGACGAACTCCAGGGCACCCGCAGCCCGAAGGTCGCCTGGGACAAGGGCGAGCAGATCCAGTCGATCCCCGACGCCATCGGGACGGCCCTGCGTCGCTACCTCGACGACGAGATCGACAAGGGCTACCCCAAGCAGGCCACTCTCGAGGAGACCGCCGAGACCGACGCGAAGACCGCCGAAGACCCTAACGCCGACGCCGTCGCCGACACGGGTTCGGGCGCGCCCGAACCGGACGGCGGCCCCGCCGCGAAGGCCCAGTCCGGCGGCAAACAGGACGCGACGCAGGAACTCATCTCCAGCGGCGAGAGCCCGGAGTGTCCCGACTGCGGCGCGATGACGCTGTACTACTCCGAGGGCTGCAAGACCTGCGAGTCCTGCGGCTGGTCGGAGTGCTGAGGGCCCGCTGACCTGTCTCACCTGGAGCGTGTGACATCGCGGGAGCGCTACACCGGACGCCGTCGCTCGTTTTTCCCCGCTGTTGGGGATACTGTTATATAAGCCGGATCTGTAGGCGAAACGAAATGCGAGACCGTATCCAGACGAGGCGATCCGGGATCTGTGCGCCCCCGAACGCGGCGCGGCCGACCGGGGGAGGCCGGTAACGATGCCGGACAGACGCGGTCCCTACCGGAACGTGCGATTCCTGCTCGAACTCGACGGGATCGCGAAGGCCGGCTTCAGTCACTGTCGGCTCCCGGAGAATCGAACGGACGTGGTGGAGTACCGCGAGGGGACGGACCCGCCGACGGTCCGGAAGCTCGCCGGCCTGAACCGCTACGGGCGACTGGTCCTGCGAAGCGGCGTCACCGACGACTCGGTGGAACTGTTCGAGTGGCGACGGGCCGTCGAGCAGGGGCAGGTCGACGAGGCGCGGCGCGTTGCGGCGATCGTCCTGCTCGACCGGGAAGGGAACGCCGGTGCGCGCTGGGAACTGGAGCATACCTGGCCGGTTGCCTACCAGGCGCCGCGGCTGGACGCCCGCGGCGAGGACGTCGCCATCGAGACCCTCGAACTGGCCTGCGAGGGCTTCAAGCGAGTCGAATGACGGTCTCGAATCAGGACAGCGGTCGCGGGGTCGACGGCGATGTCCGGTGACGATCGATCGAACCCCTACCGGCGCCACCGGTTCGCGGTCGATATCGGTGAACGCCCGCCGCTGGGGTTCACTGCCGTACGTGGGCTGTCAGTCCGCGTCGAAGTGGGCGAGGAGGCGGCTGCGGCCGACGGAACGAACAGGACGAATCAGTCGGACGACCCCTGGTGGGACTTCGGTGACTGGTTCGACCAGTACCGGGACGCGCTGCCGTCCGCGGAGCGGCGCCGGACGCGGTCGCCGGACCTCGAACTCAGCCGCGGCGTCACAGACGACGACCGGCTCTGGGACTGGGTCCAGGACTGGGTGGCCGGGACCACCAAACCCCGCGACGTCCACGTCGTCCTGCTGGACGAGGC
Above is a genomic segment from Halorientalis sp. LT38 containing:
- a CDS encoding phage tail protein; the protein is MSGDDRSNPYRRHRFAVDIGERPPLGFTAVRGLSVRVEVGEEAAAADGTNRTNQSDDPWWDFGDWFDQYRDALPSAERRRTRSPDLELSRGVTDDDRLWDWVQDWVAGTTKPRDVHVVLLDEAGDPARGWRCRAAVPVEWTGPELVADRSGVATETIELAHEGIEPIADVQGLFDRLWGETDGDGRRWG
- a CDS encoding phage tail protein; amino-acid sequence: MPDRRGPYRNVRFLLELDGIAKAGFSHCRLPENRTDVVEYREGTDPPTVRKLAGLNRYGRLVLRSGVTDDSVELFEWRRAVEQGQVDEARRVAAIVLLDREGNAGARWELEHTWPVAYQAPRLDARGEDVAIETLELACEGFKRVE
- a CDS encoding adenosylcobalamin-dependent ribonucleoside-diphosphate reductase; translation: MSGHDLSTDEVTLPIKRTEGETLEERLTGNAYHNILPARYLRKDADGEPIEQQEDLFERVAENIALAEAVFEAGKRDVEITVTPDQLKPDHPRRDELAAEVFGAGVTADADAETTLSIYNVNKFAYDTVVPDLPEGVRTHVEDTAAEFQDLMERLAFMPNSPTLMNAGDELQQLSACFVDSPEDDIDDIHETAKEAAQVFQSGGGMGYAFWRLRPYGDAVGSTGGIASGPITFMRTYDQMCETIAQGGARRGAQMGVMRVSHPDVIQFIHAKNKDVSLAETLRLNDPDDFTHTSFADALDEARELIDDDGKVPEHLRNAVEGHLSNFNISVGITDDFMDAVKAGEEFTFTNPRTEEPHVATPETKELYDMFGLGEHVEVGEVLSVPAEAVWEHIVEGAHENGEPGVIYLERVNKEHSFDVEAHPDHRILATNPCGEQPLEEYEACNLGHINLSTLAATDAPDWRLWAEEHRDEYESLEAAVEAFLEEAIDVDEFDRRIEMGTRFLENVVTMSDFPVEKIEEKVREMRKIGLGVMGLAQLYVQLGMKYGDEESNEVARQLMRHINHGSKWASHELAEERGAFDEWDKSKYANPTEYREWFEKQTGLDAEEWADGFAVRNHNTTTIAPTGTTSMVGNTTGGCEPIYNVAYYKNVSDDVQGDEMLVEFDDYFLRVLEENGVDVDAVKEEAEEQMATNQFDGIDGLDTVPDAIGELFVTTQDLTAKQHAAIQTACQEGVDSAISKTVNAPNDSSVEDAKEVFEYIYEHGGKGVTYYRDGTRSKQVLTTRADNAEFSEMDEEEAAEVLSAQIEDIFGDVEAFLEHEGVRAELETDVSELFEIDAETYAEKRSRPDALRGVSQRIDTGYGKVYVTINEDPETGEPFELFANIGHSGGFTNSFTEALAKVISTALRSGVDPMEVVDELQGTRSPKVAWDKGEQIQSIPDAIGTALRRYLDDEIDKGYPKQATLEETAETDAKTAEDPNADAVADTGSGAPEPDGGPAAKAQSGGKQDATQELISSGESPECPDCGAMTLYYSEGCKTCESCGWSEC